In Heyndrickxia vini, the sequence CACCTCTAAAAGCCGCTTCATTGTCACCGCCCACCATCTTTTGTCCAATTCGGCTGGGATTTGGATGGGAATAACGAATTTCATTTCGATTGCCAATTACGATAAACTCAGCGTCTACTTGTTTTCGAATTTTCTCCGCAATAGGTTGGATAATGCTTGCTGGGTCTTTCGTATAAAAAGCTTCTTGAATATTTGGTATGTTAGAAATAGCTTGTGCTACAGCTAAGGCATTTTTTCCTTTTTCATGTTTTAATTTGGATTCCATAATATTTTTATAAGTAAATTCAAAAATCCCCCCCATTAACAGGATGAGTAAACTTAATCCAAGCATTAATTTTGTATGTAAACGCATCCAATCACCCCTGGTGTAAAAGCAATGAAACGAACAATTCGAAAGATATTTGTCTAAAATGTGTCATTTTATAGAATTATTAATAATTATACTATTTTCACAGAGAAAAAACCCCTTAAAAAAGGAGTTTTTCATCTATTACACTATTGATTTTTTATCCTTCTACATTAATAACCACTTTCTTGCCTCTGGCTTTTAATAGAACTGGGATGGTTAACCAAAGGACTGTCACAATTAGAAAGACAAGTGAGATTGGTCGAGTGAAGAAAACACCATAATCTCCGTTTGAAATAGTTAGCGCTCTTCGTAAATTATTTTCAATCATTGGCCCTAATACAAGCCCTAATACGAGGGGAGCGATAGGGTAATCATTTTTATTAAGGAAATAGCCTACAACTCCACACCCTAATAATAGTAATAAATCATTTGTAGAAACCTGTACGGCATATACCCCAAAGATAGAAATTGCAATAATAAGGGGAATCAAAAATTGTTTAGGTGTTTGAATAATTTTAGCAAATACTTTAACAAGCGGTAGATTTAGAACGAGCAACATTAAGTTTCCTATAAACATACTCGCGATTAATCCCCATGCTACTTGTGGATGATCATCAAACAATAATGGGCCTGGCTGGACATTATACATCATTAATGCTCCCATTAATATCGCTGTTGTGCCCGAACCCGGTATTCCTAATGTTAATAAAGGAATCATCGCACCACCTGATGCCGCATTATTTGCTGTTTCAGGAGCAGCCACACCAGCAATGGTTCCCGTTCCAAACTTCTCTGGATTTTTTGAAATTCTTTTTTCCAATAGATAAGAAAAAAACGAAGCTAATGTCGCACCTGCACCTGGCAAGATCCCAACAAAGAAGCCTAATATTGAACCACGGGCGATAGGCATTGCCGATTCCTTCATTTCTTCTTTTGATGGAAGCATATTATTAATTTTTGCGATACTTCCATCCTCTTCTTCTTTTTCTAAGATGGTCTTGAAAACCTCGCCGAGAGCGAACAGGCCAACGGCAATTGTCAGAAATTCAATTCCTTGGTAAAGCCAAGGAATATCGAAGGTAAAACGGGCGATTCCCGATACACTGTCAATCCCAATCGTTCCAAGTAACAACCCGCAAACCGTCATAATTAACGCTTTTGTTACTGATTTTCCCGCTAATCCACTTACAGCGGCAAGTCCTAATAGCATGAGCGAAAAATATTCAGCTGGTCCAAACTTTAGCGCTACATTAGATAAAGGTTCCGCTAACGCAATCA encodes:
- a CDS encoding tripartite tricarboxylate transporter permease, with the protein product MGTLDYLLHGFETALTWYNILFAFVGVLIGTAVGVLPGIGPMSGVALLIPVTASITGGLPPETAATSAIILLAGVYYGAMYGGSTTSILLNTPGESSSVVTTLDGYQMAKKGRAGSALSIAAIGSFVGGIVTIIALIALAEPLSNVALKFGPAEYFSLMLLGLAAVSGLAGKSVTKALIMTVCGLLLGTIGIDSVSGIARFTFDIPWLYQGIEFLTIAVGLFALGEVFKTILEKEEEDGSIAKINNMLPSKEEMKESAMPIARGSILGFFVGILPGAGATLASFFSYLLEKRISKNPEKFGTGTIAGVAAPETANNAASGGAMIPLLTLGIPGSGTTAILMGALMMYNVQPGPLLFDDHPQVAWGLIASMFIGNLMLLVLNLPLVKVFAKIIQTPKQFLIPLIIAISIFGVYAVQVSTNDLLLLLGCGVVGYFLNKNDYPIAPLVLGLVLGPMIENNLRRALTISNGDYGVFFTRPISLVFLIVTVLWLTIPVLLKARGKKVVINVEG